AGCTTTGAGAGTATCAGCTGACTTTGAATTTACTTTTTCTATTTTGAACATCTTTAAACTCTGGTTCTTTTTCAAAACCATTTGGATAGAGAATGATGTCTGGAGCAATTCCCATAAAGGAAGCCAGTCTTAAGGCAACCCTAGAGCCGACATCTCGGCGATCATTTTCGATGGCACTTAA
This genomic window from Bdellovibrionota bacterium contains:
- a CDS encoding helix-turn-helix transcriptional regulator, with amino-acid sequence MNKKNKKPLEVFDVKMTTGQLIKSWRANFNVPQDIMAFTCGISQANLSAIENDRRDVGSRVALRLASFMGIAPDIILYPNGFEKEPEFKDVQNRKSKFKVS